Proteins encoded by one window of Pseudomonas tructae:
- a CDS encoding ATP-binding protein — protein sequence MDSRLNAFLERAETVLARLEPLLPALRPSIDWSECLAARWQRDGRSGYLLPLQVSLDMRLSDLIGVDQQREQLGRNTRQFLDGMPANHALLWGSRGTGKSSLVRALLAEHAGAGLRLIEIERDHLADLPRVVEQLQKLPQRFVLFCDDLSFEAGEGDYRVLKSVLDGSLEQAPDNVLLYATSNRRHLVPEKQSDNENWKMVDGELHPNEAVEDKIALSDRFGLWLSFYPFTQEHFLNVVEHWITELAQRAGLDWRRDEELEILAVRWATGRGNRNGRCAYQFARYWVGLKLLEQKS from the coding sequence GTGGACTCACGTTTGAATGCTTTTCTGGAGCGCGCCGAAACCGTGCTCGCTCGTCTTGAACCGCTGCTGCCGGCACTGCGCCCGAGCATCGACTGGTCCGAGTGCCTGGCTGCACGCTGGCAGCGCGACGGTCGCAGCGGCTATTTGTTGCCACTGCAGGTCAGCCTCGACATGCGCTTGTCCGACCTGATCGGTGTCGATCAGCAGCGCGAACAACTGGGCCGCAACACCCGCCAGTTTCTCGATGGCATGCCGGCCAACCATGCCTTGCTCTGGGGCTCGCGCGGTACCGGCAAGTCGTCGCTGGTCCGGGCGCTACTGGCCGAGCACGCCGGGGCCGGCCTGCGCCTGATCGAGATCGAGCGCGATCACCTGGCCGACCTGCCGCGGGTGGTCGAGCAATTGCAGAAACTGCCGCAACGCTTTGTGCTGTTCTGCGACGACCTTTCGTTCGAGGCCGGGGAGGGCGATTACCGGGTGCTCAAGAGCGTGCTCGATGGCTCGCTCGAACAGGCGCCGGATAACGTACTGCTGTATGCCACCTCGAACCGCCGGCACCTGGTGCCGGAAAAACAGAGCGACAACGAAAACTGGAAGATGGTCGACGGTGAACTGCATCCGAACGAGGCGGTGGAAGACAAGATCGCCCTGTCGGACCGATTTGGTCTGTGGCTGTCGTTCTATCCTTTTACCCAGGAGCATTTCCTCAACGTGGTCGAGCACTGGATCACCGAGCTTGCGCAGCGCGCGGGCCTGGACTGGCGTCGCGATGAGGAACTGGAAATACTCGCTGTGCGCTGGGCGACCGGGCGCGGCAACCGTAATGGCCGTTGTGCCTACCAGTTCGCCCGTTATTGGGTCGGGCTGAAATTGCTGGAGCAAAAATCATGA
- a CDS encoding ExbD/TolR family protein, with product MKFRRKARETVDINLASLIDVVFILLLFFVVTTTFTRETQLRVELPESVSGAPAPDSELKQLDITISADGVYSVNNHLLPKSDLATLSEALQQESAGDTKLPLSISADGKTPHQAVVTAMDAAGKLGFSQLRMTTVEAAQGTP from the coding sequence GTGAAGTTTCGACGCAAGGCACGGGAGACCGTGGACATCAACCTGGCCTCGTTGATCGATGTGGTGTTCATCCTGCTGCTGTTCTTCGTGGTCACCACCACCTTCACTCGCGAGACCCAGTTGCGCGTCGAGTTGCCGGAATCGGTAAGCGGCGCGCCGGCACCGGATTCGGAACTCAAGCAACTGGATATCACCATCAGCGCTGACGGTGTCTACTCGGTGAACAACCACCTGTTGCCCAAGAGCGATCTGGCGACCCTGAGTGAAGCCCTGCAGCAGGAATCTGCAGGTGATACCAAACTGCCGTTGTCGATCAGCGCCGACGGCAAGACCCCGCATCAGGCGGTGGTGACTGCCATGGATGCGGCCGGCAAGCTCGGTTTCAGCCAGTTGCGCATGACCACCGTCGAGGCGGCTCAGGGGACGCCCTGA
- a CDS encoding PA2817 family protein → MATDRLEYHLALLTHLRTILVALGEAEQVPEESHALFLERFDDLMLQLPVDPESTYLGQDLMCQVIQRYPQVAHLVPRDLLWFFGGDCLHFMPENELDMYQELEERRFEAEQNDEPFDWNQEKQLLNMSDDDSKH, encoded by the coding sequence ATGGCTACCGATCGCCTGGAATACCATCTCGCCCTGCTCACCCACCTGCGCACCATCCTGGTTGCCCTGGGCGAAGCCGAGCAGGTGCCGGAAGAAAGCCACGCGCTGTTTCTGGAGCGCTTCGACGACTTGATGCTGCAACTGCCCGTCGACCCGGAAAGCACTTATCTTGGCCAGGACCTGATGTGCCAGGTCATCCAGCGCTATCCACAGGTCGCGCACCTGGTGCCACGCGACCTGCTGTGGTTCTTTGGCGGCGACTGCCTGCACTTCATGCCGGAGAACGAACTGGACATGTACCAGGAACTGGAAGAGCGCCGCTTCGAAGCCGAGCAAAATGACGAGCCCTTCGACTGGAACCAGGAAAAACAGCTACTGAACATGTCGGACGACGACAGCAAGCACTGA
- a CDS encoding DUF2062 domain-containing protein: MPRRLFKRYMPDPTSIREHKSLRFLGRLLHDPNLWHLNRHSVARAMAVGLFAAFIPVPMQMLLAASLAIMVRGNMPIAVSLVWLTNPITMPPVFFCTYQMGAWLMQIPPRTLPEELTFEWITDQLSTLWQPFLLGSVVCGVLLGALAYCLTMLYWRWWVGRQWRRRKNKQSGTHSSSADQ; this comes from the coding sequence ATGCCGCGTCGTCTCTTCAAACGCTACATGCCCGATCCGACCAGCATCAGGGAACACAAATCCTTACGCTTTCTCGGCCGGCTGTTGCACGACCCCAACCTCTGGCACCTCAACCGGCACTCGGTCGCTCGCGCCATGGCCGTCGGCCTGTTCGCCGCGTTCATTCCGGTTCCGATGCAGATGCTGCTGGCTGCCAGCCTGGCAATCATGGTGCGCGGCAACATGCCGATCGCGGTCAGCCTGGTGTGGCTGACCAACCCGATCACCATGCCGCCGGTGTTCTTCTGCACCTACCAGATGGGCGCCTGGCTGATGCAGATCCCGCCCCGCACCCTGCCTGAAGAACTCACCTTCGAATGGATCACCGACCAGCTGTCGACCTTGTGGCAGCCGTTCCTGCTCGGCTCGGTGGTGTGTGGCGTACTGCTCGGCGCCCTCGCCTACTGCCTGACCATGCTCTACTGGCGCTGGTGGGTAGGCAGGCAGTGGCGCCGGCGCAAAAACAAGCAGTCAGGTACGCATTCCTCGTCCGCTGACCAGTAG
- a CDS encoding glutathione S-transferase family protein, with protein MLKIWGRKNSTNVRKALWCAEELGLEYESIDAGGAFGLVNEPQYRALNPNGLVPMIEDDGLVLWESNAIVRYLSAQYGSERGWYEVDARKRAEADKWMDWVTSSLATPFRPLFWGIVRTPAEQQDWVAINAAHKTCAQLLSIADQALAHRPYLSGEQLGMGDIPLGCFAYAWFQMPIERPEMRHLRAWYERLQERPAYQAAVMTALT; from the coding sequence ATGCTCAAGATTTGGGGTAGGAAGAACTCGACAAATGTCAGGAAGGCACTGTGGTGCGCCGAGGAGCTCGGTCTTGAGTATGAGTCGATCGATGCCGGAGGCGCTTTCGGTCTGGTCAATGAGCCGCAGTACCGCGCGCTGAACCCCAATGGCCTGGTGCCGATGATCGAAGACGACGGTCTGGTGCTCTGGGAGTCCAATGCCATTGTCCGTTACCTGTCGGCGCAGTACGGCAGTGAGCGGGGTTGGTACGAGGTGGATGCACGCAAGCGAGCCGAGGCCGACAAGTGGATGGACTGGGTGACCTCGTCTCTGGCTACACCGTTCCGCCCTTTGTTCTGGGGCATCGTGCGTACGCCTGCCGAGCAGCAGGACTGGGTGGCGATCAATGCCGCGCACAAGACCTGCGCGCAGTTGCTGTCGATTGCTGACCAGGCCCTGGCGCACAGGCCTTACTTGTCTGGCGAGCAACTGGGCATGGGTGATATCCCGCTGGGCTGCTTTGCCTATGCCTGGTTCCAGATGCCTATCGAGCGCCCCGAGATGCGTCACTTGCGCGCCTGGTATGAGCGCTTGCAGGAACGTCCGGCCTACCAGGCGGCGGTGATGACGGCGCTGACCTGA
- a CDS encoding DNA internalization-related competence protein ComEC/Rec2: MRTGMLALALGLLSLGLLPALPSVWTLVLLIAFGICCLAAKLWSIGLFLLGLSWACVSAQLALDERLAAPLDGRTLWIEGRITGLPEQGTRSVRFELSDAQSRRGPLPRRMQLSWFGGPVVNSGEYWRLAVSLKRPSGLLNPHGPDQEASLLARRVGATGSVKAGERLLPATAAWRNDLRQRLLAVDAQGREAALVALIIGDGGGLARQDWQALQATGTVHLLVISGQHIGLLAGLVYALIAGLARLGWWPQRLPWLPWACVLAFAAALAYGVLAGFQVPVQRACMMLAMVLLWRLRFRHLGVGLPLLLALNAVLLWEPLASLQPGLWLSFMAVAVLIFIFSGRLGAWNPWLAWSRAQWLIAIGLLPVLLAQGLPVSLTAPLINLLAVPWISLAVLPAALLGTLLLPVPYVGEGLLWLAGGLLDGLFRLLVEVAAWQPAWLPEPLPFWAWLLVCLGAWLLLLPHGLPMRLLGWPLLLLAVFTPRERVPLGQAEVWQLDVGQGLAFVLRTRHHAMLYDAGPAMGDFDLGERVVLPSLRKLGVRRLDLMLLSHADADHAGGARAVQRGLPVLRVLGGEAAALPEALKAQPCNSGERWQWDGVNFSLWQWRDASDSNQDSCVLLVEARGEKLLLTGDLDARGERAWTRDWQASRVDWLQSPHHGSRSSSSEALLKATAPRGVLISRGRYNAFGHPHPQVLARYRTHGIQAYDSVEYGALRLRLGSFGEPEGLRAQRRFWRDPR; the protein is encoded by the coding sequence ATGCGCACAGGGATGTTGGCGCTTGCGCTCGGGCTGCTCAGCCTCGGGTTGCTACCGGCTTTACCGTCCGTCTGGACACTTGTCCTGCTGATCGCTTTCGGGATTTGCTGCCTGGCTGCCAAGCTATGGTCGATTGGACTTTTTCTGCTGGGATTGAGCTGGGCCTGCGTCTCGGCGCAATTGGCGCTGGATGAGCGCCTGGCCGCGCCGCTCGATGGCCGTACTCTATGGATAGAAGGCCGGATCACCGGTTTGCCGGAGCAAGGCACGCGCTCCGTGAGATTCGAGTTGAGCGATGCCCAGTCGCGCCGCGGACCATTGCCAAGGCGCATGCAGCTCAGCTGGTTCGGTGGCCCAGTTGTCAACAGCGGTGAATATTGGCGATTGGCCGTCAGCCTCAAGCGACCCTCCGGCTTGCTCAATCCTCACGGCCCGGATCAGGAGGCCAGTCTGTTGGCCCGGCGCGTCGGCGCCACCGGCAGCGTCAAGGCTGGCGAGCGCCTCCTGCCAGCAACAGCGGCCTGGCGCAATGACCTGCGCCAGCGCTTGCTGGCCGTCGATGCCCAGGGCCGGGAGGCGGCGCTGGTGGCGTTGATTATCGGTGATGGCGGCGGGCTCGCACGGCAAGACTGGCAAGCCCTGCAAGCCACCGGCACGGTGCACCTGCTGGTGATTTCAGGCCAGCATATAGGCCTGCTGGCCGGGTTGGTGTACGCCTTGATTGCCGGGCTGGCGCGCCTGGGCTGGTGGCCGCAGCGGCTGCCCTGGTTGCCTTGGGCCTGTGTGCTGGCATTCGCCGCAGCCCTGGCCTATGGCGTGCTGGCCGGGTTTCAGGTGCCGGTGCAGCGGGCCTGCATGATGCTGGCCATGGTGCTGCTCTGGCGTCTGCGTTTTCGTCACCTGGGCGTTGGCTTGCCGCTGTTGCTGGCGCTCAACGCAGTGCTGCTATGGGAGCCGCTGGCCAGCTTGCAGCCAGGCTTGTGGCTGTCATTCATGGCCGTTGCAGTGCTGATTTTCATCTTCAGCGGCCGCCTGGGCGCCTGGAATCCCTGGCTGGCCTGGAGCCGCGCCCAATGGTTGATCGCCATCGGCTTGTTGCCAGTGTTGCTGGCGCAAGGTCTGCCAGTGAGCCTGACAGCGCCGCTGATCAACCTGCTGGCCGTACCGTGGATCAGTCTTGCGGTATTGCCGGCGGCGCTGCTGGGTACCCTGTTGCTGCCTGTGCCCTATGTGGGCGAAGGGCTGTTATGGCTGGCGGGCGGATTGCTGGACGGCTTGTTTCGCCTGCTGGTTGAAGTCGCGGCCTGGCAGCCGGCCTGGCTGCCCGAGCCGCTGCCGTTCTGGGCCTGGTTGCTGGTATGCCTGGGGGCTTGGCTGCTGCTGTTGCCACACGGCCTGCCCATGCGCCTGCTCGGTTGGCCGTTGTTACTGCTGGCTGTGTTTACGCCCAGAGAACGCGTGCCCCTGGGTCAAGCCGAAGTCTGGCAGCTGGATGTCGGCCAGGGGCTGGCATTTGTCCTGCGTACGCGTCACCACGCCATGCTCTACGATGCCGGGCCCGCCATGGGCGATTTCGATCTGGGGGAGCGGGTGGTGTTGCCCAGCTTGCGCAAGCTGGGTGTGCGCAGGCTGGACTTGATGCTGCTCAGCCATGCCGATGCCGACCACGCCGGTGGTGCCCGCGCTGTGCAGCGTGGCTTGCCGGTGTTGCGGGTGCTCGGTGGTGAAGCGGCGGCATTGCCTGAAGCGCTCAAGGCGCAGCCCTGCAACAGCGGCGAACGGTGGCAGTGGGACGGGGTGAATTTTTCCCTTTGGCAATGGCGTGACGCCAGCGACAGCAACCAGGACTCCTGTGTGCTGTTGGTCGAGGCTCGAGGTGAAAAGCTGCTGCTCACCGGCGATCTCGATGCCCGTGGTGAACGGGCCTGGACGCGCGACTGGCAGGCGAGCCGGGTCGATTGGCTACAGTCCCCGCATCACGGCAGTCGCAGTTCCTCCAGCGAGGCATTGCTCAAGGCCACCGCTCCGCGCGGCGTGCTGATTTCACGTGGGCGCTACAACGCCTTCGGTCATCCCCATCCGCAGGTACTGGCGCGCTATCGGACGCACGGTATCCAGGCCTACGACAGTGTCGAATACGGTGCGCTGCGCCTGCGCCTGGGTAGCTTTGGCGAACCAGAGGGGCTGCGTGCCCAGCGACGTTTCTGGCGCGACCCCAGATGA
- a CDS encoding GAF domain-containing protein: MIDLNATGAGLEGYGLLAAQLEALLADERDFIANAAQFSAFLYSQVDDLNWAGFYLNRNEQLLLGPFQGQVACVRIPFGRGVCGTAAATRQTQRVEDVHAFAGHIACDSASNSELVIPLVKDGRLIGVLDLDSPKLARFSEVDQAGLERLAGIFLRLTDC, translated from the coding sequence ATGATCGACCTCAACGCTACCGGCGCCGGCCTTGAAGGCTATGGCCTGCTGGCGGCACAGCTGGAAGCCCTGCTTGCCGATGAACGCGACTTCATCGCCAACGCTGCGCAGTTTTCGGCGTTTCTCTACAGCCAGGTCGATGACCTGAACTGGGCTGGTTTCTACCTCAATCGCAACGAGCAACTGCTGCTTGGGCCTTTCCAGGGGCAAGTGGCCTGCGTGCGCATTCCCTTCGGGCGTGGCGTGTGCGGTACGGCGGCGGCCACCCGGCAAACCCAGCGGGTAGAAGACGTGCACGCGTTTGCCGGGCATATCGCTTGTGACAGTGCGTCGAACAGTGAGCTGGTGATTCCGCTGGTCAAGGACGGGCGGCTGATTGGCGTACTGGACCTGGACAGCCCGAAGCTTGCGCGTTTCAGTGAAGTTGATCAGGCGGGGTTAGAGCGCTTGGCGGGGATTTTCTTGCGTTTGACGGATTGCTGA
- a CDS encoding ABC transporter permease, translated as MSSELSANLVALNTIVYREVRRFTRIWPQTLLPPAITMVLYFVIFGNLIGRQIGDMGGFTYMEYIVPGLIMMSVITNSYGNVVSSFFGSKFQRSIEELMVSPVSPHTILVGYTLGGVLRGLAVGVIVTLLSLFFTDLQVHHLGVTIVVVLLTATIFSLLGFINAVFARNFDDISIIPTFVLTPLTYLGGVFYSITLLPPFWQAVSMANPVLHMVNSFRYGILGVSDIRIGVAISFMLVATAVLYVGCARLLVSGRGMRT; from the coding sequence ATGAGTTCGGAGCTGAGCGCCAACCTGGTCGCCCTCAATACCATCGTCTACCGCGAAGTGCGCCGTTTCACCCGGATCTGGCCACAGACCCTGCTGCCACCGGCGATCACCATGGTCCTGTACTTCGTGATCTTCGGTAACCTGATCGGCCGGCAGATCGGTGACATGGGTGGCTTCACCTATATGGAGTACATCGTCCCGGGGCTGATCATGATGTCGGTGATCACCAACTCCTACGGCAACGTGGTGTCGAGCTTCTTTGGTAGCAAGTTCCAGCGCTCGATCGAAGAGCTGATGGTCTCGCCCGTTTCGCCGCACACCATTCTCGTTGGCTACACCCTGGGTGGCGTATTGCGCGGCCTGGCGGTGGGGGTGATCGTCACCTTGCTGTCGTTGTTCTTCACCGACTTGCAGGTGCACCATCTGGGTGTGACCATTGTCGTGGTGCTGCTGACAGCGACGATCTTTTCGTTGCTGGGCTTTATCAACGCGGTGTTCGCTCGCAACTTCGATGACATCTCGATCATCCCGACTTTTGTGCTGACGCCGCTGACCTACCTGGGCGGGGTGTTCTACTCGATTACCCTGCTGCCACCATTCTGGCAGGCGGTGTCGATGGCCAACCCGGTGCTGCACATGGTCAACTCGTTCCGCTACGGCATTCTCGGCGTGTCGGATATCCGCATCGGCGTGGCCATCAGCTTCATGCTGGTTGCCACGGCGGTGCTGTATGTCGGGTGTGCTCGGCTACTGGTCAGCGGACGAGGAATGCGTACCTGA
- a CDS encoding MotA/TolQ/ExbB proton channel family protein codes for MWELVKSGGWMMLPIILSSIAAMAIVAERLWTLRASRVTPPHLLGQVWMWIKDKQLTSDKLKALRADSPLGEILAAGLANSRHGREIMKECIEEAAARVIHELERYINALGTIAAMAPLLGLLGTVLGMIDIFSAFMGTGMTTNAAVLAGGISKALITTAAGLMVGIPSVFFHRFLQRRIDELVVGMEQEAIKLVEVVQGDRDVDLSEVKA; via the coding sequence GTGTGGGAATTGGTCAAGTCTGGTGGCTGGATGATGCTGCCGATCATTCTGAGCTCCATCGCCGCCATGGCGATCGTCGCCGAGCGTCTCTGGACCCTGCGCGCCAGCCGGGTCACACCACCGCACCTGCTGGGCCAGGTGTGGATGTGGATCAAGGACAAGCAACTTACCAGTGACAAGCTCAAGGCCCTGCGCGCCGATTCGCCCCTGGGCGAAATCCTTGCCGCCGGCCTTGCCAACTCGCGCCATGGCCGCGAGATCATGAAGGAATGCATCGAAGAGGCGGCTGCCCGGGTTATCCATGAGCTTGAGCGTTACATCAATGCCCTGGGCACCATCGCTGCCATGGCGCCGCTGCTCGGCCTGCTCGGCACCGTGCTGGGCATGATCGACATCTTCAGTGCCTTCATGGGCACCGGTATGACCACCAATGCCGCAGTGCTGGCCGGCGGTATCTCCAAGGCGCTGATTACCACGGCAGCGGGCCTGATGGTGGGTATCCCGTCGGTGTTCTTCCACCGTTTCCTGCAGCGCCGCATCGATGAACTGGTGGTCGGCATGGAGCAGGAGGCGATCAAGCTGGTCGAAGTGGTGCAGGGCGATCGTGATGTCGATCTCAGCGAGGTCAAGGCGTGA
- a CDS encoding ABC transporter ATP-binding protein produces the protein MSSALSIRQLTKTYGNGFQALKGIDLDVAEGDFFALLGPNGAGKSTTIGILSTLVNKTSGSVNIFGHDLDRQPAALKRCIGVVPQEFNFNQFEKTFDIVVTQAGYYGIPAKVARERAEQYLTQLGLWDKRDVPSRSLSGGMKRRLMIARALVHEPRLLILDEPTAGVDIELRRSMWSFLTELNQKGITIILTTHYLEEAEQLCRHIGIIDHGTIVENTSMRALLGKLHVETFVLDLKHDLPQAPSLIDYPCRLITPHTLEVQVDKEVGITALFGQLALQNIEVQSLRNKTNRLEELFVSLVEKNLAKVAV, from the coding sequence ATGAGTTCTGCTCTGTCCATAAGGCAGCTAACCAAAACCTACGGCAACGGTTTCCAGGCCCTCAAGGGTATTGACCTGGATGTCGCCGAGGGTGACTTCTTTGCCTTGCTCGGCCCCAACGGGGCCGGTAAATCCACCACCATCGGCATCCTCTCGACCCTGGTCAACAAGACCAGCGGCAGCGTCAATATCTTCGGCCACGATCTTGATCGACAGCCTGCCGCGCTCAAGCGTTGCATTGGCGTGGTGCCGCAGGAATTCAACTTCAACCAGTTCGAGAAGACCTTCGACATCGTCGTGACCCAGGCCGGTTACTACGGCATCCCGGCCAAGGTGGCCAGGGAGCGTGCCGAGCAATACCTGACCCAGCTCGGCCTGTGGGACAAGCGTGATGTACCGTCGCGCTCGCTGTCCGGTGGCATGAAGCGCCGGTTGATGATCGCCCGCGCCCTGGTTCATGAGCCGCGCCTGCTGATCCTCGATGAGCCAACGGCGGGTGTCGACATCGAACTGCGCCGTTCGATGTGGAGCTTTCTCACCGAGCTCAACCAGAAAGGCATCACCATCATCCTCACCACCCATTATCTGGAAGAGGCTGAGCAGCTGTGCCGTCACATCGGCATCATCGACCATGGCACCATCGTCGAGAACACCAGCATGCGTGCCTTGCTCGGCAAGCTGCATGTCGAGACTTTCGTGCTCGACCTCAAGCATGACCTGCCCCAGGCGCCAAGCCTGATCGATTACCCGTGCCGCTTGATCACCCCGCACACCCTGGAAGTGCAAGTCGACAAGGAAGTGGGCATCACCGCGCTGTTCGGCCAGCTGGCGCTGCAGAACATCGAAGTGCAAAGCCTGCGCAACAAGACCAATCGTCTCGAGGAGCTGTTTGTGTCCCTGGTTGAGAAAAACCTGGCAAAGGTGGCGGTATGA
- a CDS encoding acyl-CoA dehydrogenase, with protein sequence MLLLWLVVLVIGAAYLAHRRLAALPALGIVALYLLAMGVFSHAPGWLLTIFWLLLAAVAAPLLLPELRRKVLTAPLFSWFQRTLPPMSQTEREAIDAGTVWWDGELFSGRPNWNTLLGYSKAELSEEEQAFIDGPTEELCAMVSDWQIGQDLDLPPAAWEHIKSHGFFALIIPKEYGGKGFSAYAHSQVAMKLATRSGDLASTVMVPNSLGPAELLLHYGTDEQRQHYLPRLARGEEIPCFALTGPLAGSDAGAMPDTGIICKGQWQGEEVIGLRLNWEKRYITLGPVATLLGLAFKAYDPEHLLSDKEELGISLALIPTDTPGVEIGKRHLPLGAAFMNGPNSGKDVFVPLDFLIGGQAMLGKGWMMLMNCLSVGRSISLPAVGTGAAKYTSLVTGQYARIREQFNVPLAAFEGIQESLARIGGNAFLMDSARLLTAKAVDLGEKPSVLSAILKYHLTERGRECIQHAMDVHGGKGIIMGPNNYLGRNWQGAPIFITVEGANILSRNLMIFGQGAIRCHPFVLKEMALAGREDHDQALKAFDQLLMQHIGFAVGNAASTLVLGLGLGHFEKVPGDALSQGYFRALNRQAAAFALLADLCMMLLGGELKRRERLSARLGDVLSHLYLGSAALKRYHDLNSPEHLQPLLRWALEESLGQAEKALDRLLDNFPNRLLGCGLRLVVFPFGRRHTGPSDGLDAEIAELIGRAKGDPALEELLAGCYRPQADGDPVAALQHAYDQLSAGEPLRKKMHLAVKSGQLAPAPGESIIDAALHAGVLQANEAQSLQAAETARRQVIDVDAFDKEQLLPADGKIR encoded by the coding sequence ATGTTGCTGTTGTGGTTAGTGGTCCTGGTGATCGGCGCGGCCTACCTGGCCCACCGTCGCCTGGCTGCCTTGCCGGCGCTGGGCATCGTTGCCCTGTACTTGCTGGCGATGGGTGTCTTCAGTCACGCACCGGGCTGGCTGCTGACGATTTTCTGGCTGCTGCTGGCGGCAGTGGCTGCCCCTCTGCTGCTGCCCGAGCTTCGTCGCAAAGTGCTCACCGCGCCCTTGTTCAGCTGGTTCCAGCGCACCCTGCCGCCGATGTCGCAGACCGAACGCGAAGCCATCGACGCCGGCACCGTGTGGTGGGACGGCGAGCTGTTCAGCGGCCGCCCGAACTGGAACACCCTGCTCGGCTACTCCAAGGCCGAACTCAGTGAAGAAGAACAGGCGTTCATCGATGGCCCCACCGAAGAACTCTGCGCCATGGTCAGCGACTGGCAGATCGGCCAGGATCTGGACCTGCCGCCAGCGGCCTGGGAGCACATCAAGAGTCACGGTTTCTTTGCCCTGATCATCCCCAAGGAGTATGGCGGCAAGGGCTTTTCGGCCTACGCCCACTCGCAAGTGGCGATGAAGCTGGCGACCCGCAGCGGCGACCTCGCCTCGACCGTGATGGTCCCCAACTCCCTGGGCCCGGCCGAACTGCTGCTGCACTACGGCACTGACGAGCAACGCCAGCACTACCTGCCACGTCTGGCCCGTGGCGAGGAAATCCCCTGCTTCGCCCTTACCGGCCCGCTGGCCGGCTCCGATGCCGGGGCGATGCCCGATACCGGCATCATCTGCAAGGGCCAGTGGCAAGGCGAGGAGGTCATCGGCCTGCGCCTGAACTGGGAGAAGCGCTATATCACCCTCGGCCCGGTCGCCACCCTGCTGGGCCTTGCCTTCAAGGCCTATGACCCCGAGCACCTGCTCAGCGACAAAGAAGAACTGGGTATCAGCCTGGCCTTGATCCCCACCGACACCCCCGGCGTCGAGATCGGCAAGCGTCACCTGCCCCTGGGTGCGGCGTTCATGAACGGCCCCAACAGCGGCAAGGACGTGTTCGTGCCACTGGACTTTCTCATCGGCGGCCAGGCCATGCTCGGCAAGGGCTGGATGATGCTGATGAACTGCCTGTCGGTGGGCCGTTCGATCTCCCTGCCGGCGGTCGGCACCGGCGCGGCCAAGTACACCAGCCTGGTCACCGGCCAGTACGCGCGCATCCGCGAGCAATTCAATGTGCCACTGGCAGCCTTCGAAGGCATCCAGGAATCCTTGGCCCGTATCGGCGGTAACGCCTTCCTCATGGACAGCGCCCGCCTGCTCACCGCCAAGGCCGTGGACCTGGGCGAAAAGCCCTCGGTACTCTCGGCGATTCTCAAGTACCACCTCACCGAGCGCGGGCGCGAATGCATCCAGCACGCCATGGATGTCCACGGCGGCAAAGGCATCATCATGGGCCCCAACAACTACCTGGGACGCAATTGGCAAGGCGCGCCGATCTTCATCACCGTCGAGGGCGCCAACATCCTCTCGCGCAACCTGATGATCTTCGGCCAGGGTGCGATTCGCTGCCATCCGTTCGTGCTCAAGGAGATGGCCCTGGCCGGTCGCGAGGACCACGACCAGGCGCTCAAGGCGTTCGATCAGTTGCTGATGCAGCACATCGGCTTTGCCGTAGGCAACGCCGCCAGCACCTTGGTGCTTGGCCTGGGCCTGGGGCATTTCGAGAAGGTCCCGGGTGACGCCCTGAGCCAGGGCTACTTTCGCGCGCTCAACCGCCAGGCGGCCGCCTTCGCCCTGCTGGCCGACTTGTGCATGATGCTGCTCGGCGGCGAACTCAAGCGCCGCGAGCGCTTGTCAGCGCGCCTGGGCGATGTACTCAGCCACCTGTACCTGGGCTCGGCGGCGCTCAAGCGCTACCACGACCTGAACTCGCCCGAGCACCTGCAACCACTCCTACGCTGGGCCCTGGAAGAAAGCCTCGGCCAGGCCGAAAAAGCCCTGGACCGGCTGCTCGACAACTTCCCCAACCGCCTGCTCGGTTGCGGCCTGCGCCTGGTGGTCTTCCCCTTCGGCCGTCGCCATACCGGCCCGAGCGATGGACTGGACGCCGAGATCGCCGAGCTGATCGGCAGGGCCAAAGGTGACCCGGCGCTTGAAGAACTGCTCGCCGGTTGCTACCGGCCGCAAGCGGATGGCGATCCGGTCGCCGCCCTGCAGCACGCCTACGACCAACTCAGCGCCGGCGAGCCGTTGCGCAAAAAAATGCATCTGGCAGTCAAGAGCGGCCAGCTTGCCCCCGCTCCCGGCGAATCGATCATCGATGCAGCCCTGCACGCCGGCGTACTGCAAGCCAACGAGGCGCAAAGCCTGCAGGCCGCGGAAACGGCGCGACGCCAGGTAATCGATGTCGATGCCTTCGACAAGGAGCAACTGCTACCGGCCGACGGCAAGATTCGCTAA